One region of Vibrio pelagius genomic DNA includes:
- a CDS encoding GGGtGRT protein, with the protein MNTLNNPSVTRVLAEMNLESLDQAYQYCLEHDVDPKALVMDTQPIAFDSASEAYTLGTALALYRKAETAEQAANIIGEALQAYTKAGSVAEQRQVGIGHGALAARLLNEESGCFAFLAGHESFAAAEGAIKIALNVNKSRTKPLKVILNGLGKDAAYLISRINGFTYVRTQFDYQTGELIETERRRFSQGPRGEILCYGADDVREGVAIMHREQVDVSITGNSTNPTRFQHPVAGIYKAERTRQGLPYFSVASGGGTGRTLHPDNVAAGPASYGMTDTMGRMHADAQFAGSSSVPAHVAMMGFIGMGNNPMVGATVALAVAVSQAA; encoded by the coding sequence ATGAACACACTAAATAATCCATCAGTAACTCGTGTATTGGCTGAAATGAACTTAGAGTCTCTCGACCAAGCCTACCAATACTGTTTAGAGCATGATGTTGACCCGAAAGCATTGGTGATGGACACCCAACCTATTGCGTTCGACAGCGCCAGTGAAGCCTACACACTAGGTACGGCACTAGCACTTTATCGTAAAGCTGAGACCGCAGAACAAGCCGCAAATATTATTGGTGAAGCGCTCCAAGCCTATACCAAGGCAGGTAGTGTTGCAGAGCAACGCCAAGTCGGTATTGGTCATGGAGCATTGGCGGCGCGTTTGCTAAATGAAGAGAGTGGCTGTTTCGCCTTTTTAGCGGGTCATGAATCTTTTGCTGCCGCCGAAGGCGCAATCAAAATTGCACTCAACGTCAACAAATCTCGCACTAAACCACTCAAAGTGATCCTAAATGGTTTGGGAAAAGATGCCGCTTATCTAATCTCTCGTATCAATGGTTTTACCTACGTGCGTACTCAGTTTGACTACCAAACAGGTGAGCTAATTGAAACCGAGCGCCGCCGTTTCTCACAAGGCCCTCGCGGAGAGATCCTATGTTATGGTGCCGATGATGTTCGTGAAGGGGTTGCTATCATGCATCGTGAACAAGTGGATGTCAGTATTACGGGTAACTCAACCAACCCTACGCGCTTCCAACACCCCGTTGCGGGAATCTACAAGGCTGAACGTACTCGCCAAGGTTTACCTTACTTCTCAGTCGCTTCAGGCGGTGGTACAGGTCGAACTTTACACCCAGATAACGTGGCCGCAGGCCCTGCTTCATACGGCATGACAGATACCATGGGTAGAATGCACGCCGACGCACAGTTTGCAGGCAGCTCTTCTGTTCCAGCTCACGTGGCTATGATGGGGTTCATCGGCATGGGTAACAACCCTATGGTAGGAGCGACGGTGGCGCTGGCGGTAGCCGTGAGCCAAGCAGCCTAA
- a CDS encoding iron-sulfur cluster assembly scaffold protein, whose product MQYSSEIQNMCPIQRGDLHASAPIPVEGAMVSPKDVIAISGLSHGVGACAPQQGAAKLTLNVKNGIIEEALIETIGCSGMTQSAAMAAEILTGKTILEALNTDLVCDAINVAMREIFLQFVYGRTQSAFSEGGLEIGAALEDLGQTQRSQVGTSYSTAAKGVRYMELAEGYVTQLALDEHSEVIGYQYLNLGKMMKAMNQGTPAAEAAELATGTYGRFDEAAKTINPRQH is encoded by the coding sequence ATGCAATACTCATCTGAAATCCAAAATATGTGTCCGATTCAACGTGGCGATCTTCATGCATCTGCCCCTATTCCCGTTGAAGGCGCGATGGTCAGCCCGAAAGACGTGATTGCTATCTCTGGTTTAAGTCACGGTGTAGGAGCTTGTGCTCCACAACAAGGCGCCGCCAAACTAACCCTCAACGTCAAAAATGGCATCATTGAAGAAGCGTTAATTGAAACCATCGGTTGTTCAGGCATGACTCAATCGGCTGCGATGGCCGCTGAAATCCTGACAGGAAAAACCATCCTTGAAGCGCTTAATACTGACTTAGTATGCGATGCAATCAACGTCGCGATGCGCGAAATCTTTCTTCAGTTTGTCTATGGTCGAACTCAATCGGCATTCTCTGAGGGCGGCCTCGAAATTGGCGCTGCATTGGAAGATTTAGGACAAACACAACGCAGCCAAGTCGGCACCAGTTACTCGACAGCCGCGAAAGGGGTGCGATATATGGAGCTCGCAGAAGGCTACGTGACTCAGCTTGCGTTGGACGAACACAGCGAAGTGATCGGTTATCAATACCTCAACCTTGGCAAAATGATGAAAGCCATGAATCAAGGTACACCAGCTGCTGAAGCCGCTGAGCTTGCCACTGGCACCTATGGCCGCTTCGATGAAGCCGCGAAAACCATCAATCCACGCCAACACTAA